Part of the Oncorhynchus masou masou isolate Uvic2021 chromosome 24, UVic_Omas_1.1, whole genome shotgun sequence genome is shown below.
CTGTCACCCAGCATTATCCACCACGGACCATCTGCATGGTCAACTGGCCTGATGACTATGGTGGGAAACACCATCTCACGTGAGACACCCACAGTACCTTTTCCAGTAGTGTGTCTGTCTAGATGTAGTTGCTATAATGACAACATAGATCAAAGTGTCTTCTTTTTTTCATGGTTAGTAATGAATGTTATGTCATGTTCGAAGCCCAAGCGCACATTATCACATAATTCTGTCTGGAATACTTGAGCCTGAACAATGTTCTACTGTCTCACAGATACCAGATAGCTATGATCATACTGATCTACCTGCTCCCCCTGCTGGTGATGTTGATCACCTACAGCCTTATTGGTCAGACACTGTGGGGCAGTGAGATACCAGGGGAGGCCTCAGATCACTACCAGAATCAGATCCAGGCCAAACGCAAGGTCAGCTATGTCATATTAATGCAAAGCCTTGACTGAACAGTTTATAAGAACCTGCTTTTTTTAATGTGTATCTCTATTTACTGAAAGCATTGTGTCCAGTGTTCCACCAGTATGGCCATTGCAAATACATACCAAAAACAAACGCTTCATATGCTTGAGCTGCACTAAAGCAAGTGCTTAGACCCAGGTCTGGTGCATATAGTTGCCATGGCATCAGAGATGCTCGGCTGTCTCAGTGAGAGTTGTGATGTTTTGTGCTCCATGTAGGTGGTGAAGATGatgatagtggtggtgatgacCTTCGCCCTGTGCTGGCTGCCCTACCACATCTACTTCATCCTGGGCAGCTTCAACAAGGAAATCTACATGCAAACGTACATCCAGCAGGTATACCTGGCCATCTTCTGGCTGGCCATGAGCTCCACCATATACAACCCCATCATCTACTGCTGCCTCAACCAAAGGTAAACCCAGAGGGACATCACTAAACTCATATTGTGGCAGTTGCATGATATTATTGATTCAACAACCTACAACCCACCTTTTTAGGTTGAACTTTATTAATGAAGCAATAGTTAATTTCGGAATGTTTATCAATGTAAGCTGGCTAACTTGGTGATCTTGCTGATATTCCCTTTGGCATCTCTTTTTCTAGATTCCGCTCGGGGTTCCGTCACGCTTTCAGCTGGTTACCCTTCATAAAGGTGTCGGAGGAAGACAAGATGGAATTGCAGCACACACAGACCTTCAGGATGACACGCAGCTATCGCACTGAGAACACCAAGGGCACTGTGGTCCGCCATAACTCCACCCAACATGATGACCACACCACAGTCAAGCTAATGAAATGCTAAGGACACGAGGACATGCTCAAGCTCATGATGACAGTTGCTAGGAGAAGTCAAGTGAAACAAATCATGTTATGATTGTGTACAGTCACGCCAAATACCTCGCAGATGACTGTTAATCCCGGAGGAGAATGGGTTCCAGGAGAATGGGAAGGAGAACTCCCATGGCATTAGCACCAGGCCTTATATGTTGCTGTGTTTAGGTAGTGATATTATTTGTGTTGTTTTAGCATAATATTGGTACATGTTGTGTGTTTACCTGGCTTTGTAGACCAGATTGTGAAACATGCAAGTGAACCCACTTGTAAATATTTGCTGAAATATAAAGTAACTGATAAGAGACTGATAAATTAACACACTTTATTAATAGTACACAAATTCTATGTGATATTTAAACTACACAGATTATTTTTCAGCTCACCTCTGAAATATGTTACCACTGTAGTCCTAGTTCTCCAGTAGAATATATTGCAATATTTTCTACAGTAATAGAACTGTTACCAAAATCCATACACAACGGAACTTGACTTGTAAGAGGCAACCTTTTAATAGTTTTGTGGCAAGGGGATTAAAAGAGTTAAAAAGAGTTGAAAGAGTTaaagtaccattcaaaagttgacacacctactcattcaaggggtttcctttatttttactattttctacattgtagaataatagtgaagacatcaaaactatgaaataacacacatggaatcatgtagtaaccaaaaaagtggtaatatatatattttatatttgagattcttcaaagtagtcaccctttgccttgatgacagctttgaacacttggcattctctcaaccctagaatgagtaggtgtgtccaaacctttgactggtactgtatatgggatacagtaccagtatacagtatagttGTAGTGTCCCATAGTGCACATGTTGGCAGCTATGGTGTAAAATGTTGAAAATAATCTTTAACAAGTGTTTGCCAGTGCAAGATGGTCCAATTAAAATAGTATTGGGGTACAGTAGCCGTATACATTATTCAATGGTTCTCTGAAATCAGAAAAAAAGACTATCAACACATTGCTTAGAACACGAAAACAGTCAaaaacaacatttacatttaagtcatttagcagacgctcttatccagagcgacttacaaattggtgaattcaccttctgacatcagtggaacagccactttacaatagtgcatctaaatcatttaaggggggggggtgagaaggattgctttatcctatcctaggtattccttgaagaggtggggtttcaggtgtctccggaaggtggtgattgactccgctgtcctggcgtcgtgagggagtttgttccaccattggggggccagagcagcgaacagttttgactgggctgagtgtgAAAAACAAATCATGTGAATTTAAAAAGGATAATGTAATATGCGGTAACTGTTGCCTTTGTTAAATATCACAGAGCATATTTAATTTTTGTTTTGTGCCCTAGACTACTCTTTTTCATGTTGTGACTTGTGATGTGCTCAAAAAATTTAATTGTCAAAGTTATATCTCACTACATTTTTAGCTACCTATGGTGTCGCATGATGTAGGTCATGcttattgtaatattgttgtattttGTAAAGTTGATATTGATATAGTGTAGCATAGAAAGTCACTCCACTGAGGAATTGATACATTTAAAGTATTGTAAAATGTTACGCTGTGCATTATTGTAATATGCTGGTGCTGGCTACTTTGGAAATTCATTACGGCTATGTTGATAACAGTGTAGACAACTCAGGTCGGATGACTTTCCACCTCAAGATAATTGCATAATGCCAGTGTATTTCATAAACTACTTTATGAGGGCAAGTTCCTGTTAAAGTTATTTCTTCATAAAACATTGTGTTCATGTGCAGAATGTTATTTTAACATTACCATAACTAAAATGAAAAACATATGTAGCTTTGCATGACTGTGCAGACATACAGTATTGTAGTTGAAATGATTTCACAAAATAACATACAATCTTGTTGCTAACATAAGCATCTTTGTCCAGGGGCTTAACTGTTTAATTTATACTATATTATTAATGTACTGTACTATCACTGGAACATTTCATGAACAAAACCTCAGAATGGAAGTGGACCTTTATTGAAAAGCTATTTACAATAGGTCTTTATCTGATGACTAACAACTTTatatttggttgtgcatcaaaataaatgtaattgaaTCCCAATGCCTCCTTTTTACCAGTTTTGTGCATCTCTGATTGTACAAAATATAATTGTATTCTAGATTTCTGACACTAAATAAGATGAGCATTTATTATTTAATCTTATAGCAATTTTTTTTTCTTACAGTAAGGTTGAACATTCAACTGCAGTATACAAACATATGCTCAAACACATCTTGCTCCATTCATTCTGTTATAAATGTCTTCTTTTGTATATTGTGCACTGCTGGAATTCAAGTCTTTATCTTATTCACAAAAGCCAGTTATATTGATACAGTTGCTTTAGATATCTGATTTTCAGCAGGCTCTGATTGAATCTGGCCCTTAACATGACTCAGCCTGAGGTTTCACAAAGACTGCCAAAGCAATGCATTGAGGAAGCATCCTACAGCGTGGCTGCATTTACTTTTGAATGAGCTTGTGAGCAGCCTGCCCTTGAGCAATGAAAAGATACTCAAAGGTCAAGGAACAATGGTTCATTCATAACAACCCTAGAAATTCTATCAAGCAAATACAAAAAGGGTGACATTTGATATCTTTGAAACACTTAAAGAAGAATGCCAAGTTAAAAATAAAAACCAGATTTCACAAGATAACTTCTTAACCTTGCAATGATTCTCCCTGACAACTCATTATGTCAAAACATCAACCCAATACAAAAATCTAataaataacatttacatttatatACCTGAGCAAGGTATACAGGTACAACGTTCAAAGCAGAAATATTTCCTATTATACATATACCCAAATGCCCAAAGCAGTGTTATAACACCACAAATAAGATAAAATCAAACAAAGAGCCCAGTTCCTTGCATACGGAATAGCAGATCAACACAAAACCAAACGGCTGGTAATAGCAGGTGAAGAAGTGAGATTGTTTAAAGCATGTAAATGTTCTGTCATTGGTGCCCTTGAGATCTGCCCACCACAGACGAACAATGGTTGGTTTCTGAAGCAGAGTGGTTAAGTGGAAAATACTGTAAGTGTTATTGCCAGAGTGGTATGCTACTATAAGGAgataaagaagaggaggaggaagaggagtggaaAGGGGGTTAAGCCAAACACACTCAGCTCTTCTGCTCCTTCTGCTCACGCATGCGACAGCCCACAGCAGTGATGAGGGCTGCACCCTTGCCACTCCCGTCCTCAGAGAGAAGGAAGTTGACGTTGCACTTAGGGGCCAACTCTTTCACTGTCTGGTGCATGATCCCTGAGAAGCTGTGAAGGGATAGAAAAAGACATGGATAATTTCACTTAGACACTTGACTTTGTTCATGCTATTGTTACACTGAAAATGTAAATTAATGAAGCCATTCAGATGTAGGATTTATCAAAgagaatagagaatagagagaagatATTTTATAACGGCAATAAACTACACAACCGTTCCTGGCCCATACTCAACATTCATCATAACGGCATTGTCAACTTGAAATACACAGTTAATGACTGTGATACATGTCATTTCAACCAATTGCAATCACATCATTACTACTCACTGTGGATGTAGCTTGTAGAGTGTTCCGTCCACCCCAACGGTGATGTCCATTTGGTTCAGCCCACGGTTCTCTCGGATTTTGTCGACAACGGCAGCCATTCCGGCTCCACAGAGCTGAGCCGCCCGGCGGGACACTGTACCACACACCTCCTTGACGATGATACTGTCATCACATGTACTGTCCAGACCCAGCTGCTGCAGGATGGACCTCACCTGCAGTAGCGCCAACCGGTCACTGAGGGTAAGAGGATATTTTGTTGAGACCATTGCACAACAAAAGGAAGTTATGATGACTCAGTTACCATTTCAATCGCAGATTCAAAATGTCTACCAACCTTTCAATCTGGGAGAGGAACTTAGTTTCGAAAATGCCTCTGGTCTTCAGAGTCTCTGATATCTGCCCTCTGAAGAGAAAGCCACGCTTCGTCAAGTCGATCAGGATGTTTCGCACAATCTCTCCGAGATACATACCGCTGCACATCTTCTCATACCTGAGATGAAAAAGAACCACGATCATTTAGGTATATCTAGATCTCTAATAACGACACTATTCCATATCAAATATCAATAAAAGTTAGCCGAAGTGAAGTAATTTCgattgggagagagagcagcCCAATCACCTCTGTTTTCCAAGGTTGAGTGAAAAGTCATCCACAGCTCTGTCATATTCTGTCCTGATATCATCCAGGCACCCATTATCCCCGAAGGCGCCCCACTCCATGTTGACACACATCCTCCCCACATTCCCCTCCACCACCTCaatgttcctcatctcctccatgtAACAGGCGTTGCTGCCAGTTCCTGAAACCAGAAACCATACCATATTCAACAATCATATCTTTGACACGTATCaaacaatataataataatattatgtaGTTGTCTAGATCAGTTCTTTTCAAAGTGGGGTCCACGGAGGTACTGCAGGCCAAATCTCaaaatctcaaaaataaaatatctatttttttttacattcatatTTTTATATGAATACTACATGAACAACAGATTGTTGTTTCACcgtcattgtaaagccctagttattttgttgctctGACAAAGACATTTCTGAagattatttatttcatgtgattagtaATTAATTTACGTCtatccctcattttaaggtcaaccctataacgtgaactgaactctcgtttaaatatggtgaaactattcctttaaaaaaaattgggaaagaaacattgaacatctaatagtcaaatcacaTAGTCAAATCACATGTCAGAGAAAAAGCAGGTGAGCTTGTTCTACTCTTATTTGGCAATTTTATGGTGTTTTGTGGAACAAACCTGAGCGGGTCTAGCATAACAAGTCAACCCTCTTACTCCAAAAAATTATGAAGAACTATAGGCTACAAGAGTTCCCTGCAGAGGCCCATCGGAGGCTTGACCACTTTGGCCAATCAGAACGTTAAAAAAAAATTCAAATTTCAAATTCACCATTTGTCATGATGTTCATAACATTTTACCTACCTCCTCTTGTGAAGTGGAACCCAGAACAACGTGATTGACCACTTGGTGTTGCGGAGAACACGCAAACCAGAGTGGTCACCGCAAAGCCCAGGGAGCCTGATCATCTCTGGAGTTGCTGTAACCCTGCTTGGGATATTTAACCTATATTTTGAGTATTGGTTGAGATGGAGGGCCCGTTCTCGTTTGGTATGTCAGGGTGTACAATTGGAAATGTAAATTGGGCCAAGTTGGAGGTAATAATGAATTAGGTGTAGCATGAATACACCACATCAAAAGCTACACAGATGACCAACCTGCGATTAGGCCGACCTCACAGGTAGGCTCTTCATATGCACATGTCATCATGGTCCCCACTGTGTCATTAACTACTGCCACCACGTCCAAGTCAAACTCCTGGAGAAACGACCAATAGAAACACATGTACAGGATGTCTCTGGGAAGCAAATGCTTGCGGAAATGAGAACTTAATTTTTTATAGCAATACCACTTAAAAATGTTGTATCACAACCTTCTATATCATGGCAAAAACTAACAAAAAGAGCAGCCTAAAGTTACTTTTGGTTGTCAATAGATTCCCATTAGATATCAGCTTTTATATTTTGTGTAATCCTGTAGAACAGGCACTAATACCAAGTTGTTCCTGCTCTGGGCCCATGGTCAGGAAAAACTTTGGGCCCTGGTTATAGTGTCATGCCAACTCTCCACTTACCTCTCTCCTTTTAATCCCCTCTCTGAGAAGCCCGACAACATCCTCCCCTTCACAGTCAGTGGCTTTGAAGCCTTTGGTCCAGGTTACCAGGATGCCCTGAACAAAGACAGAAAGATGTTCTATTAgtgacgtacacacacacgcacatgcacacacgcacacacttacgcacagacacacacacacacacacacacacacacacacacacacacacacacacacacacacacacacacacacacacacacacacacacacatataatggAATGGATGCCGACAGAATTATGGGTAATGTAGTAATTCAACAGTTTCTAAATTGGCCTACAACTGCATACATCGTAATTATGCATTGTGACACTATGGTATATCAGGAATAATAACTCTCCAAAACACACACGTAAAAAAATGTAACAGGACGACAAGCTTCTTGTGAGCATAAAAGGACGCGCAGAATTGAAGATGGAGATCCCGGCTCAGTTTTGTGGCTGTATtttaatatagatatatagactaTATAATATAGATATAATGAGCAATATGTCTGAGATGAAAAAGTTGATAGATGGCTGATTACTGTAAAAGAAGGAGTCAGCTCACCACATCCAAGCTGGTCTGtctgcaggggaaggagaaggtgAAACCCAGAGGCAGGCGAGTGTTCTTCATACCCATGTAGTCCAGGAAGTCAGATATGCACTGGACAATGTGGTCAAACAGCTGTGGGAAATGGAGGGTAATTTTCAACAAGCACAAGCAAATTTGCTTAAGCTACACAGGTCGCAAAGGTTGGCTGTAAGAATATGCTTAACGTATGTCCTGTTATATCTATAATAGGAGCTATTGCATTTACAGTAACTTCCTTTTCAAATGTGTGGGACAACTGACATTGTTTTGGTACAGAATGAGATATATGTCCATACTCACAGGAAACTCCCAAACTTACTCACCTCCTCTCCAGTCCCCTGCATCACCTCCATAGGAATAGCATAAATTTTGTTATGCATCTCTACTGTCCGCCGCTTGCCACTGCGAATCTTCACCAACAGCACTCTAAAGTTTGTCCCTCCTAAATCCAAAGCCAAGAAATCACCATTTTCTGGAAAACACAACAAAATTAACAATACTGTCTTTAGTAAAAAGAGATAATAACGGTTTGATTTTCCAGATATTTTTTATGAGACATAATAACACATTATAAAGGGTTCCTAAATGCTTATGAAAAGTCTTACAACACATTGTACTTGTTGCCACTGTCATAGCCATTTGAAATGAGTGACAAACAGTGTGTCGAGTTGAATCTCTCATTGACATTGGATGTTTTGACTTGCATGGAGGTGTGGAAGTGCTGTGAAGTAATTGTGTTAGACTTAGAAATACTTTGACCTTAATCAGGGCACTGCAAGAAGTGCTAAGCCAAAAAAATACACAATACCATATGTTTACACGGAAGCCTGGATTATACAGTAGCGTGTTAAAGCATTAACGAGTGATAAGGAGCTTTTAAGTTGTTGATATGGTTATATACAGCAGGGGAAGCAGAAGAGGGTTAAATTCCCATTTATGTcaaatggaattaatggaatgaATCTCAAAATGTTTTGTCACAGAGCTAAACCACTCTGGACAACTGGTAGAATCACAGTCTGGGAAACTAATTTAAATCCAAGTTGAACTTCTCTCACCTGATCCATCTGGTGTGCTGAGTACATATGTGGGCCACATCTTGATGGTGGCGCTGTCATGGGTCTTTTTCCCCAGGCCGTTCTGGATCTCTgtcctcatcctcttcttcacTTCCAGAAGCTGGTCACTGGTCAGTCTGAACTCAGCCAGGGTCTCTGTGATCTTACGACGCTGATCAGCCAGCCGGTAGGCCACAGCGGTCACCATGGCAGCGCCCTTGGAGCTCCCACTCTCTGAGAGGAGGAAGCGGACATCTGACTCAGGAACTAGGCGGCGGACTGTTTTGTGGAGACGCCGGGCATAtctgaggagatggggagggtgATTCTCAGGCAGACAAAAATGACATGACCTTGGATTCTTGGATTCTCACATGTAACTCAACCTTTTATGTATCTCATCACGACTCAGGCTCTTGGCCCTAGTACCTAAAATATGTCTTTGACATCTGTATTCTGTATCAATGTCTCATTTTCAAAGTCTATTGTAGTATTCCCTAAGCCATTTGACAGAATTGCATAGCTTCAACGCAAGATACACAATTAAGATGCACAATAAGAGCTGGGTACAGTCTACCTTGTACCCAGGGGGCCCTCTACTGGTATAGGCTACTCACTGTGGGTGCATTTTGTAGAGAGAGCCATCGATGCCCACAGTGGTGCGTAGGCGAGGGTTccctttgttgtcctttagcctGGAAAGGATGCCGCCCAGAGTGGCAGCGAGGAGGTTGGCTGATCTGTGGGAGACTATGGTGCATACGTGCTGCACAGCAACGCAGTCATCTGCGGATGGTTCCACACCCAGGCGACCTAGGATATCCTTGGCTTTAGTGAGGCCTTCTTTACTCCTGGACAGTGACAGGTTCGGAGAAGAGGTGAGCTCAGTGGTGGCAAATGACATTACAAAGGTGTACAATAATGGTGTGCAGTCTCAAAGCAGTGCTCAGTTTGCAAATGgctacatgacacaagtcatcgAGACCCTAAAGAAAAGAAAACTGATTGACACCTACTTTTCAATGGAAGAAACGTGTTTGGTTTCAAATTTCCCTTTAGTAAGAAGTTCAGGCGTTATCCGACCCTCAAACAAAAATCCCTCTTTGGCCATCTTGACCAGGATGAGTCGCACAAGTTCGCCCATGTACATCCCACTGACCATCTTCTCAAACCTGGAGAGAAAAAGATACAATATATTGCTAAACACTGAGGGAAAATGTGACATGTACGATGACTACTACTATCAATGCACTGATATTGCATGTCTTAAAGAAATTTGGGAAAGTCTGATTTATAGTGTATTAATATGTGGGACATACAGCTGTTTCCCTGGGTTTAGAGAGCCCCTGTCAATTTCTCTGTCGAACTCTGTGCGAATGTCCTCCAGCATTCCATCGTCCCCAAAGGCTCCCCACTCTGTGTTGATACACATTCTGCCCTCGTCTCCCTCCACCAGGTCAATGTGCCTTAGCTCCTCCATGTAACAAGCATTAGTACCTGTGCCTGAGGAGACACCAACAAACAACACGTGAGTAATGCAAAAGTAGAAGTGTACCCAATGAGCTTCAGCTCGGCTTGAACAAAAATAGGGTAAAAGGGTGATCAGCAGGGGCACATTGAAACCAAACACAACAATATCTGTTCTGACAAAATGATTGAACATTTTGAAATAAATATAATTAAACACCCACACCGGTAGAAATCCACTTTTTCAAGCTGAAAAACAATGTCCAGAGCTTACCCATGATGGTGCATAACGATTTAAGTCAGTAAGTCATAGTTTTAGTCAAATTATGATATATTTTGGCTTGAAGTGACAAATCCGAACTGCCCACTTTGTGCGAATCCgtgtgaatgtggtgtcattTCCTATAATAAAAATTATTGTTCGCCTACGTTTAGTTTCAGGGTTGATTTTTATTTGAATATTACCACCCACCAGCATGGCAATGTTGATTAATCTGAAACAAATCCAAAGTTATTCCTCTTCGTGACTCACATGAGCCAAACAGTCTTGTGTCCACTTGGTCACCCGAGCCATGGAGAAAAAATGTAAGGGTGCATGTAATTTGTTAGTTACATGTAATTTGTTAGTTACATGTAATTTGCAGCGTGCATGATCTTGAGCAAAGTCATTATAGCCTATCATTTCACTTCCCATGTGAGAACCATGAGCAGGGGCTGACTTGGCATTGCTGTACCGCAGCCAAAGCCTGTCAGCAGCCTACCTACGAAAAGTTGCACCATATCccttacaatgtagaaaaatgcATATCAGCTATTTTTCTATATTTATGGATATTATCTGAGCTTCATCTTATTTTTCAAACTATTTCTATGGTGGATTCGCGGCCGCAATTTATGGAAGATGTCAAAACTTTTGAGATAATAATAGATGGCAGAGTCAAAGATAGACCAGTGGTTTCCATCTGTGGCGAAGTTCTCGCTAAATCAATGCTTATGGCAAATACAGCTCCAGAACAAGCCATCGTTCGAGCTGGCTAATATTTTGAATACAGTGTAGTTAAAAAAACAGCAACAACAGATCTAGCCTATCGAGCCTGCTAGAtatggttagctagctagataaggtTAGCATGCTAGGTGCCCTATTTGTTGATATTTAACTCCACGTGGAAATTCCTACACCCAATTCGTAAATATTTATAAGTAGCCTCTGTCATTCTTCAGAGGTGGAACCTAAACGTGCGTTTTCTCTCTAAGACAGGAAATTACATTGAAATAGTGACACCAACTTCTTCATGGGGAGGGGGGATCCTTTAATGGTCTGGTGGAAGGTAAATGGATTTTATACCTATGATGATACCAACTTCACAACGCTGGTCATCAAAGCCACAGGTCATCATGGTTCCAACTGTGTCATTGACCACTGCCATGATGTCTGCGTCATAGTCCTGAAAAGCACAGGGTTACAATTATATAACCATGGTGCAACAGATTTGCTTATGACTGAACTTCCcattgggcacagacatcagttcaacatctagttttgatttacatttggttgagttgtgaACTAATGTGAAATCAACCAATAATTTCACCATGTCATtgaatttaggttaaaagttgggtgaaataAAAATGACCTGACATTGATTACTTTTTACAAATCCAATCAGTTATCCATGTTCATTAAACGTCATCATATTGAATTTTCTGGataaaatgatgtggaaacaatgttgattcaagtCGTTTTTCCCTAGTGGGTTCATTGTCATTGCATTAGACAAGCGTGCTTAAAAACATCAAACCTACCCCTCGTTTTTTGATGGCCTTGTTCAGAAGAGTCACAACGTCCATTCCCTCAACTCCACTGGCTTTAAAGCGTTTTGTCCAAGTGAGCAAATAACTCTACAAAAGACAAACAGGCAGATCACTGATAGTACGATATGATCTGTCTTCAAAACTGAAGCTAATACAACCGTCCGTGacaggagtcccataggacggcacacaattggcccagcgtcatccaggttagggaagggtttggccgggggggctttacttggctcatcgtgccctagcgactccttgtggaggGCCGGGTGCTTGCAGGCTGATACAGGTCGCCAATTGAATGGTGTTTCCCcctacacattggtgcagctggcttccgagTTAAGCTGGTGGGTGTTAAGGTGTGAGCTTGGGCGGGTCATGTTCAGGAGGACACATGGCTCacccttcgtctctcccgagcccgttgggagttgcagcgatgagacaagatcgaaattggggagaaaaatgagggtaaaataaaaaaacaaagctAATAACTGAAGCTCAGTTGTACAGTACTATTGGTTTGTTCATTCTCTCACCTCATTCAGTTTGGTTTGTGCACAGGGGAAGGAGAAGGTGAAGCCGACAGAAAGCTTCTTATCCTTGATATTCTGCTTCTCCATGAAGTCACCCAGGCACTCTGCAACATGGTCAAACAGCTGCAAGGGAATGGAAAATAATTAAGTTAGGGATGGCTATCTCGAAAGCAATCTGTGCACAAGGAGAGACTGTAATGCACACTTTggatttatttccctggccactaGACTTTTAGACATTTATATACGGTAAGAGTTTGAAAGGTACCCCGTACCCGAGTGCCACTGCCATGGATGATGTCCTCTGGAGTGTCATAGAT
Proteins encoded:
- the LOC135512118 gene encoding hexokinase-1 isoform X2 translates to MIAAQLLAYYFTELKDDKVKKIDKYLYAMRFSDETLMDIMKRFRRELGNGLGRDTNPTATVKMLPTFVRSIPDGSEKGDFIALDLGGSAFRILRVKVSHEKKQTVQMESQIYDTPEDIIHGSGTRLFDHVAECLGDFMEKQNIKDKKLSVGFTFSFPCAQTKLNESYLLTWTKRFKASGVEGMDVVTLLNKAIKKRGDYDADIMAVVNDTVGTMMTCGFDDQRCEVGIIIGTGTNACYMEELRHIDLVEGDEGRMCINTEWGAFGDDGMLEDIRTEFDREIDRGSLNPGKQLFEKMVSGMYMGELVRLILVKMAKEGFLFEGRITPELLTKGKFETKHVSSIEKSKEGLTKAKDILGRLGVEPSADDCVAVQHVCTIVSHRSANLLAATLGGILSRLKDNKGNPRLRTTVGIDGSLYKMHPQYARRLHKTVRRLVPESDVRFLLSESGSSKGAAMVTAVAYRLADQRRKITETLAEFRLTSDQLLEVKKRMRTEIQNGLGKKTHDSATIKMWPTYVLSTPDGSENGDFLALDLGGTNFRVLLVKIRSGKRRTVEMHNKIYAIPMEVMQGTGEELFDHIVQCISDFLDYMGMKNTRLPLGFTFSFPCRQTSLDVGILVTWTKGFKATDCEGEDVVGLLREGIKRREEFDLDVVAVVNDTVGTMMTCAYEEPTCEVGLIAGTGSNACYMEEMRNIEVVEGNVGRMCVNMEWGAFGDNGCLDDIRTEYDRAVDDFSLNLGKQRYEKMCSGMYLGEIVRNILIDLTKRGFLFRGQISETLKTRGIFETKFLSQIESDRLALLQVRSILQQLGLDSTCDDSIIVKEVCGTVSRRAAQLCGAGMAAVVDKIRENRGLNQMDITVGVDGTLYKLHPHFSGIMHQTVKELAPKCNVNFLLSEDGSGKGAALITAVGCRMREQKEQKS